The Lycium ferocissimum isolate CSIRO_LF1 chromosome 1, AGI_CSIRO_Lferr_CH_V1, whole genome shotgun sequence genome includes a region encoding these proteins:
- the LOC132065504 gene encoding uncharacterized protein LOC132065504 has product MEGYASSNVGYGFDCEEGYGKDGATYDHDEYGNYGDDNGQFDHDPYDGEPYYSGDEYKTSGSHGSYEDDEGVEELDKESYGEDESYEEPHATHYRYGDDLRYVPSSHLRYEPLGGNLCELGSCDEYEPYDYVLYGEYVREDSEFEHGPSEELLAGIHAH; this is encoded by the coding sequence ATGGAAGGCTATGCCTCTAGTAATGTAGGATATGGCTTTGATTGTGAAGAAGGCTATGGGAAAGATGGTGCAACATATGACCATGATGAGTATGGGAATTATGGAGACGACAATGGTCAGTTTGATCATGACCCATATGATGGCGAGCCTTACTACTCCGGGGATGAGTATAAGACAAGTGGATCTCATGGGTCttatgaagatgatgaaggAGTAGAGGAGCTTGATAAGGAGTCCTATGGTGAAGATGAGAGCTATGAAGAGCCTCATGCTACACACTATAGATATGgagacgacttgaggtatgttccTTCCTCACACTTACGTTATGAACCACTTGGTGGAAACTTGTGTGAATTGGGAAGTTGTGATGAATATGAACCTTATGATTATGTGCTTTATGGTGAATATGTCCGTGAAGATAGTGAATTTGAACATGGCCCTTCTGAGGAACTTTTAGCAGGTATTCACGCACATTGA